AGATTGCCTTACCGCTATAAACGCGGATGGTATTTTTTTAATTCGGTTTTTAGCTTCATGATATTGCCCTTACTCATCCGATCGAGATGGGACCAGAATTCGGGGCTGTGATTTTTATATACGGTGTGACATAACTCGTGCAGCAGCACATAGTCGATCAGGTGATCCGGTAATCTCATCAGGTGAATATTCAGGTTTATGTTATTTTTTGATGAACAACTTCCCCAAAGGGTCCTGACGTTTTTGATGTAAAGTTTGTTAAAGCTCAGGTTGTGTTGTGAAGCGAGCTCGGAAAGTCTTTGGGGAAGATAGGTTTTTGCTTCCTTCCGCAGGGCTGTTATGACCCCCTCACGGATTACTGCCTGCAGCAGAGGGTCGTTCCGGTCGGTTTGGGAAGGGAAACGGACGATGATATCCGAATCTTCTATCTGATATGATGCATCCGCTCTTTCTTCAGGACTGAGAATTACCTTGTGCCATTTGGTCCTGTAATTATTAAAGTCTACATTGTTCTGCTTTTCCTGAAGAATGTTTATTTTACTTTTAATGATCGATTTTTTGGAAAGAATATAGTCACGGCCGGCTTTATAACTGACGTGTTTGGGAAGACTGACCTTTATCTTCCCTTTGGGATCATACCTTACCGTAATTCTTTTGGAGTGTTTTCTCTTGGTGATGTGCACCCTCCCCAACTCCGGAATGATTTCTTCTTTCATGTTTTTATGGTATTTTATCCAAATTTATTAAATCATTTTTACCCGAATTCAATAATACGAGGAAAAAGTTTATTATTTTTGATTGGGTTGTAAATATTTCATATAGGTAGTGTTTGTCCATAAAGTCAAGGAGATTTGAAAGAGTCTCGTCTAGAATATTCGCTGGTAAGGCTTGCGAGTTTTGAATGACAATGTAGAGACGTACGGCCGTACGTCTCTACCAAATATAATCGACTGTCATTCAAAACGAGTGTAACGCAGCCAGCGGATATTATAGACAGACTCTAGGTAGATAAAGTTATTGCTTTGAGCATTGTTTTGCGAAGGTTAAATTGAAATTGTATGGCATTGATTCTACATATTGAAACCACTACGCATGTTTGTTCTGTTGCTCTTACCAGGGATGGACAATTGGTCAGTGAACGGGAAAATAAACAGGGTCGTTCCCATGCTTCTCTGCTTTCATACTTTATCGGGAAGATTCTTTCCGAGACCCGGCTTGCCCCCGGCTCGCTTGATGCCATTAGTATAAGTGAGGGGCCGGGTTCATATACCGGCTTAAGAATAGGGGTATCTACTGCTAAGGGTCTGTGCTACGGGGCCGATATTCCCCTTCTTGCGGTAAACACACTCCGAAGCCTGACTCAGGGCTTATTCGCCAGGTTAAAAGGGGAAGGAAGGCAGCCTGGTGAAAATTCGATATATGTTCCCATGCTGGAGGCAAGAAGAATGGAGGTGTATTCTGCCATTATTGACAGCAACAACCAGTTTTTCCGGGGTGTTAAAGCAGAGGTGATTAATGAAAATTCATTTGGTCGGTGGCTGGAAAAGTATATCGTTTATTTCTTTGGAAATGGATCCGAAAAATGCCGTGAGATCATCCGGCATCCCAATGCCCGGTTTATTGAAGGAGTTGACCTTTCGGCAAAGCACATGGCATCGTTGGCAGAGGAAAAATATAGCAACCGTGAGTTTGAAGATCTGGCTTATTTTGAGCCTTTTTATCTAAAAGATTTTATAGCAACCATTCCCCGAAAAAATATTTTGGGATGAAGGCCTGGCCCGATACCTGAGATTTTCTGGTCATTAGATGTATTAATGGGTAAAATAGATAGATTATTCCAACTTATTGCTTTAATTTTGTATTTAAAAACAGGGAAAATATATGGCAAGTACAGCAGACTTTAGAAATGGAATGGTTATCAAGTATAATAATGATTTTTATACGATTGTGGAATTTCAGCATGTAAAACCAGGGAAAGGAGCTGCTTTTGTGAGAACCAAGCTCAAGAGCGTCACTACAGGCAAGGTGCTTGAGAATACCTTTTCTGCCGGGGCGAAAGTGGAGACCGCAAGAATTGAGCGCCGGCCTTACCAGTTTCTATACAATGATGAGCTGGGATACCATTTTATGCATACAGAAACATTTGAACAAATCACGCTTCCTGAAGATCATATAAATAATCCCCGTTTACTTAAGGAGAATCAGCAGGTGGAAATTTTGTTTCATGATGAATCAGAAACTCCGATCCGGTGCGAATTGCCACAATTTGTAGAGATGGAGGTCGATTATACCGAACCTGGAGTAAAAGGAGATACTACCTCCACAACGGCCCTTAAACCGGCAACTTTGGAAACCGGTGCCGAGATTAAAGTGCCGCTTTTTATCAATACGGGTGAGAAAATAAAGGTGGATACACGCGATTCATCTTATGTGGAAAGGATAAAAAAATAAAACAGGTTACCATATAGTTAAAGCATCTCAATTCAATTTTTATGAAAACCAGCCAGTCTAAAATTAAACGATTACAATTATTTTCATTCAAATTGAATTCTTTGCTTTCGATCACCAAAGCCATCAATGCCAATCTTGATACCGATAGCTTGTTGGCTCGTTATGAAAAAATTCTCCGTGAAGAGCTGAATATCGGAAGGGTACTCATTTATAAGTATAATTTTGATCATCAGATATGGGAGGTCATTCTTCAATCCGGATGCGGTGAGGAAGTAGAAGAAATCGATATGGAAGAAGACATCAAAGGTACTGAAGAGATTACTTTTGTCACCTCCTCTCCGAACCCCAATCTTCGGACTTTTGACAACATCATTCCCGTATTTAATAATAATGAACCCATAGCCTATGTGTTAATCGGTGATATTGATGAGGAGTCAAAAGGTGTAAGCCCCACCATCAAACATCTGCATTTTATCCAAACCCTTTCAAATATTATAATGGTTGCAATAGAGAATATAAGATTATACAATGAGAGCCTCAGGCAGGAAGCCTTAAAAAAGGAACTTGAACTGGCTTCCCGGATGCAGTCGATGTTGATACCCGACAAGAGTATGCTTCCCAATAACGAACATATCTTCATGGCGACTTACTATAAGCCACATTATGAAGTGGGAGGCGATTATTATGACTATATCCACCTGAGCGAAAACGAAGAAGTTTTTTGTATCGCAGATGTGTCAGGAAAAGGAATATCTGCGGCTTTGCTGATGTCAAATTTCCAGGCCAATTTAAGAGCACTGTTCTCTACCAATACAAAGCTTGAGGAACTTATTCCCAAACTGAATGAGCGGGTGATGGGCAGTGCGAAGGGAGAAAAGTTTATAACGCTTTTCCTGGCCAAATACGATTATCAGACAAGAATGCTGGAATACATAACAGCGGCGCATAACCCACCGATATTATATAAAACTGAGAGCGA
The DNA window shown above is from Bacteroidales bacterium and carries:
- the efp gene encoding elongation factor P, giving the protein MASTADFRNGMVIKYNNDFYTIVEFQHVKPGKGAAFVRTKLKSVTTGKVLENTFSAGAKVETARIERRPYQFLYNDELGYHFMHTETFEQITLPEDHINNPRLLKENQQVEILFHDESETPIRCELPQFVEMEVDYTEPGVKGDTTSTTALKPATLETGAEIKVPLFINTGEKIKVDTRDSSYVERIKK
- a CDS encoding M48 family metallopeptidase, translating into MKEEIIPELGRVHITKRKHSKRITVRYDPKGKIKVSLPKHVSYKAGRDYILSKKSIIKSKINILQEKQNNVDFNNYRTKWHKVILSPEERADASYQIEDSDIIVRFPSQTDRNDPLLQAVIREGVITALRKEAKTYLPQRLSELASQHNLSFNKLYIKNVRTLWGSCSSKNNINLNIHLMRLPDHLIDYVLLHELCHTVYKNHSPEFWSHLDRMSKGNIMKLKTELKKYHPRL
- a CDS encoding SpoIIE family protein phosphatase — protein: MLSITKAINANLDTDSLLARYEKILREELNIGRVLIYKYNFDHQIWEVILQSGCGEEVEEIDMEEDIKGTEEITFVTSSPNPNLRTFDNIIPVFNNNEPIAYVLIGDIDEESKGVSPTIKHLHFIQTLSNIIMVAIENIRLYNESLRQEALKKELELASRMQSMLIPDKSMLPNNEHIFMATYYKPHYEVGGDYYDYIHLSENEEVFCIADVSGKGISAALLMSNFQANLRALFSTNTKLEELIPKLNERVMGSAKGEKFITLFLAKYDYQTRMLEYITAAHNPPILYKTESDELQFLEDGCIGMGMLDQIPFINKGEIKITEPTKLLCYTDGLVELMSSNKVQYNTDQIKSRVVNGERIDYNIQKIIEDQYIDEGSTAIFDDISIIGVEFYP
- the tsaB gene encoding tRNA (adenosine(37)-N6)-threonylcarbamoyltransferase complex dimerization subunit type 1 TsaB, producing MALILHIETTTHVCSVALTRDGQLVSERENKQGRSHASLLSYFIGKILSETRLAPGSLDAISISEGPGSYTGLRIGVSTAKGLCYGADIPLLAVNTLRSLTQGLFARLKGEGRQPGENSIYVPMLEARRMEVYSAIIDSNNQFFRGVKAEVINENSFGRWLEKYIVYFFGNGSEKCREIIRHPNARFIEGVDLSAKHMASLAEEKYSNREFEDLAYFEPFYLKDFIATIPRKNILG